One genomic region from Vannielia litorea encodes:
- a CDS encoding CHAT domain-containing protein, giving the protein MLRTLLCLLFFSLPALAAEEDAPPRLTSMEQSDEMFQLAQRVQGTNAARAMQQIALRLAARAAGAEDLAIERRDLMEQRDAVSRDRAMDPSVRRARLDALQTALTVNGDRLARGFPDWRRITAPEPVSLSEARSLLAEDEALISLHQGEEHLFIWLVARDRVIWHRVAITRPDAAELVATFRQDMGLTGTLRGATALKPQTADVSLPAFNRPLAANLYVLLFGAFAEELAAYPHLRLVPDGAWLGLPFAALLTGYEDATAPYGPAMLREASWLIRQHALTVMPSVVSLRALPRREATSAGTLLAVGDPIFSGTASAMEVARAGGGAADVSALAPLPGTRREVTAIAGAFPGGARVLLGAEATEAAIRSADLSDRDVIVFATHGLIAGELQGLEEPALALTPPPAPSSADDGLLTVGEIAGLRLNAEWVVLSACNTAAGDGEGAEGLSGLARAFFAAGAESLLVSHWPVRDDAAARLTATAFAELRAAPGMRKAEAMRRAMLALMSDEIDASLAHPLAWAPFFVVGGGG; this is encoded by the coding sequence ATGTTGCGCACCCTCCTCTGCCTCCTCTTTTTCAGCCTCCCCGCCCTCGCCGCGGAAGAGGACGCCCCGCCACGGCTAACCTCAATGGAACAGTCAGACGAGATGTTTCAACTGGCGCAGCGGGTGCAGGGCACCAACGCCGCCCGCGCCATGCAGCAAATCGCGCTTCGCCTTGCCGCTCGAGCCGCAGGGGCCGAAGATCTCGCCATTGAGCGGCGCGATCTGATGGAGCAACGCGATGCCGTCAGTCGAGACCGCGCGATGGACCCGTCAGTGCGCCGCGCGCGCCTCGACGCGCTTCAAACCGCGCTCACGGTCAACGGCGACCGGTTGGCGCGCGGCTTCCCCGACTGGCGCAGAATTACGGCGCCGGAGCCGGTCTCGCTTTCCGAAGCCCGCAGCCTGCTGGCCGAAGACGAAGCACTCATCAGCCTGCATCAGGGTGAGGAGCACCTTTTCATCTGGCTCGTGGCCCGTGACCGGGTCATCTGGCACCGGGTTGCGATCACCCGGCCCGATGCCGCCGAACTGGTGGCGACCTTCCGGCAGGATATGGGCCTCACCGGCACCCTGCGCGGGGCGACGGCGCTCAAACCCCAAACCGCAGATGTCAGTTTACCTGCCTTCAACCGCCCGCTTGCCGCCAATCTCTACGTGCTCCTCTTCGGTGCCTTCGCCGAGGAACTGGCCGCCTATCCCCACCTCCGGCTCGTCCCCGATGGCGCCTGGCTCGGCCTGCCTTTCGCCGCCCTCCTCACCGGCTATGAGGACGCCACCGCGCCCTATGGTCCCGCCATGCTGCGCGAAGCCTCGTGGCTCATCCGTCAGCACGCGCTCACCGTCATGCCCTCGGTCGTCAGCCTGCGTGCCCTTCCGCGCCGCGAGGCAACCTCGGCTGGCACTCTCCTCGCTGTCGGAGACCCGATCTTCAGCGGCACGGCGAGCGCGATGGAGGTCGCCCGCGCAGGCGGCGGCGCGGCAGATGTCTCCGCCCTCGCCCCCCTGCCCGGCACCCGCCGCGAAGTGACCGCCATTGCCGGGGCCTTCCCCGGTGGTGCCCGCGTTCTGCTGGGCGCCGAGGCCACCGAAGCGGCCATCCGCAGCGCGGACCTGTCGGACCGCGATGTGATCGTTTTTGCTACGCACGGCCTGATCGCGGGCGAGCTTCAAGGGCTGGAGGAACCGGCCCTCGCCCTGACCCCACCGCCCGCGCCCTCATCCGCAGATGATGGCCTGCTCACCGTGGGCGAAATCGCCGGCCTGAGGCTCAACGCCGAGTGGGTCGTGCTCTCGGCCTGCAACACCGCTGCGGGCGATGGCGAGGGGGCCGAGGGCCTCTCCGGCCTCGCCCGCGCCTTCTTCGCCGCCGGGGCCGAGAGCCTTCTGGTGAGCCATTGGCCCGTGCGCGATGATGCAGCCGCCCGCCTGACCGCCACGGCCTTCGCCGAGCTGCGGGCCGCGCCGGGGATGCGCAAGGCAGAGGCGATGCGCCGCGCGATGCTCGCCCTCATGTCCGATGAAATCGATGCCAGCCTTGCCCATCCACTCGCCTGGGCGCCCTTCTTCGTCGTCGGAGGTGGCGGATGA
- a CDS encoding CHAP domain-containing protein → MLLTAACGAKQSTETFSTMTAPQLKPELLDYAISEARSLRATGARVWCVPFARNASGVQIRGNANTWWGSADGVYARGRTPQVGAVMAFSGTRKLPMGHVAVVSRVISDREIEIDHANWKRNQVSLGMSVIDVSDANDWSLVKVQSQPTAYGRPYMIDGFIYPVQVSNAI, encoded by the coding sequence TTGCTGCTGACCGCAGCCTGCGGTGCCAAGCAGAGCACCGAAACCTTCTCCACCATGACCGCGCCGCAGCTCAAGCCCGAGTTGCTGGATTATGCGATCTCCGAAGCCCGCAGCCTGCGTGCCACGGGTGCCCGCGTGTGGTGCGTGCCTTTTGCCCGCAACGCCAGCGGTGTGCAGATCCGAGGCAATGCGAACACGTGGTGGGGCAGCGCGGATGGTGTTTATGCCCGTGGCCGGACACCTCAGGTGGGGGCCGTGATGGCCTTCTCGGGCACGCGCAAGCTGCCGATGGGGCATGTTGCCGTGGTTTCGCGGGTCATCTCCGACCGTGAGATCGAGATCGACCACGCCAACTGGAAGCGCAATCAGGTCAGCCTCGGCATGTCGGTGATCGACGTGTCCGATGCCAACGACTGGTCGCTGGTGAAGGTACAGAGCCAGCCCACGGCCTATGGGCGGCCCTATATGATTGACGGGTTCATCTACCCTGTGCAGGTCTCGAACGCGATCTGA
- the trkA gene encoding Trk system potassium transporter TrkA, giving the protein MKVIICGAGQVGWQIARHLSGERNDVTVVDNNAELVRRATDSLDVQGIAGHASYPDILDRAGARDADMIIAATHSDEVNMVTCQVAHSVFSVPRKVARLRSQSYLTAIYSDLYRRDHMPIDVVISPEREVAEAALQRLAAPAAFDTERFLGGQAQLLGIHLDDDCPVLNTPLRQLTDLFSTLRAIVVAVRRKNKLFAPNPGDQLFAGDQIYVCANTDDTTRTMEIFGKVLRKQERVVIIGGGNVGLAVAQALEKQTNRIRAKVIERSRPIAERAADALERTIVLNGDGLSRELLIEANIDKADAVLCVTDDDKVNLLAAVRAKSNGCPMAICLVNDPTLVPLMNPLHVDAFINPRATTVSSILRHIRHGRVRGVYSIGDAEAEVIEAQVLSTSPLSGQKIRDIDFPEGVCVGALMRGETYIKPVAETRIEEGDVIVIFAMADDVPEVERLLQVSIDFF; this is encoded by the coding sequence ATGAAGGTTATCATCTGCGGCGCGGGCCAGGTCGGGTGGCAGATCGCCCGGCATCTTTCGGGTGAGCGCAATGACGTGACAGTGGTCGACAACAACGCCGAACTGGTGCGCCGGGCGACGGATTCGCTGGATGTGCAGGGCATTGCAGGCCACGCGAGCTACCCCGACATCCTCGACCGGGCAGGGGCCCGCGATGCGGACATGATCATCGCCGCGACCCATTCGGACGAGGTGAATATGGTCACCTGCCAGGTCGCGCACTCGGTGTTCTCGGTGCCGCGCAAGGTGGCGCGCCTGCGCTCGCAAAGCTACCTGACTGCGATCTATTCCGACCTGTACCGCCGCGATCACATGCCGATCGACGTGGTGATCTCTCCCGAGCGCGAGGTGGCGGAGGCTGCACTGCAACGGCTCGCGGCGCCTGCTGCCTTTGACACAGAGCGCTTCTTGGGTGGGCAGGCGCAGTTGCTTGGTATTCATCTGGACGACGACTGCCCGGTGCTGAACACGCCGCTCCGGCAGTTGACCGATCTGTTTTCGACCCTGCGGGCGATCGTTGTGGCGGTGCGGCGCAAGAACAAGCTCTTCGCGCCCAACCCCGGCGACCAGCTTTTCGCCGGCGACCAGATCTACGTTTGCGCCAACACCGACGACACCACGCGCACGATGGAAATTTTCGGCAAGGTGCTTCGCAAGCAGGAGCGGGTGGTGATCATTGGCGGTGGCAACGTGGGGCTTGCCGTGGCGCAGGCGCTGGAAAAGCAGACCAACCGCATCCGCGCCAAGGTGATCGAGCGGTCACGGCCGATTGCCGAACGTGCCGCCGACGCGCTGGAGCGGACGATCGTGCTCAACGGCGATGGCCTCTCGAGGGAGTTGTTGATCGAGGCGAATATCGACAAGGCCGACGCGGTGCTTTGCGTGACCGACGATGACAAGGTGAACCTGCTGGCCGCCGTGCGCGCCAAGTCCAACGGCTGCCCGATGGCGATTTGTCTGGTGAACGACCCGACACTGGTGCCGCTGATGAACCCGCTTCACGTGGATGCCTTCATCAACCCGCGCGCCACCACTGTGAGCTCGATCCTACGCCACATCCGTCACGGGCGGGTGCGCGGGGTCTACTCCATAGGGGATGCCGAGGCCGAGGTGATCGAGGCACAGGTGCTCTCGACCTCGCCGCTCTCGGGCCAGAAGATCCGCGATATCGACTTCCCTGAAGGAGTTTGCGTGGGCGCGCTCATGCGGGGCGAGACCTATATCAAGCCGGTGGCGGAAACGCGGATTGAGGAGGGCGACGTGATCGTCATCTTCGCGATGGCCGATGATGTGCCAGAGGTGGAGCGGCTGTTGCAGGTCTCCATCGACTTTTTCTGA